The sequence below is a genomic window from Acanthopagrus latus isolate v.2019 chromosome 12, fAcaLat1.1, whole genome shotgun sequence.
caGCTCTGATTTTCAATAATCAGTAAACACATAGTATACAGTAGAAGATACATGTAAAATATACTTTTAcatgtacttaagtacatttaatatcagacttTCACTCTagccaaagtaatattttaactaTATCTTTGCTTCTACTCAAATACGACTTTTGGGTGCTTTATACAACACTGTAAGGCACTAACTGGTGCTTATCATGTGTTTACAAAACAACTCCACATTCAGTTAATTAGTTCTGAAACTGGAAAATAGATTTTAATGTCGTACTCTTGGGACACACttttaaatattaacatgtttttttgcgTCACAAGCCTCCTAAACTTGATTGCAGTTGATTAGAGCTGATTCGCAAGCTTGCTAATGTCTTAATTTCATTTGTCTTTATCTTTCCTAATTGAACTGTTTGTGCGCTGGCctgataattaaaaaacacacgcaAGGTTATTCTTAGTAAATGAATATCAAGTGAAAATCGACTTCATGCAGAGACCATCATTGATGTTAAGACTCGTAACAGATATTTTAGAGATTGGACTACCCCATCTGTGTATCATGAGACTATTACATATTTTGCATTGGAAGACTGAATCTATAAGGTCGAGCTTTCCCTCTGAAAGTGTGACGTAGCAAAAGTATCAAGaactaaagtaaaagtaaagacatcatCTTAAATATGACTGTGGTAAAAGTGAAAGCCTCAAAGTATCGAGTACTAATTATGCCAGATACATACTAGATAAATATACTTAAATGTACTGTACTGATGGAGGCATCAAACATACAAGTAAATTATGTGCTGCTCGTATTCTCACCACATGTAGATGATGTGTCCCTGACGTCCTCTGTGACTGTAGTTGTAAAGGATGATGTAACTGTCTCCACCGTAGAACTGTCCGTATGTGGACGGATCCACGGGCGCCTTGTCTGAGCCCTCGATACGCCAGATCtgtcaagaaacaaacaaagtaaagaaagatCTCTGTGAGGTTCAGGGAGTATTATCGTCTCAAATGTTGTATCTCATTTACTGAAAATTACATTGCATAATAACCAGTGTTAGAAGAAGCCATTTGGTCATTATCCCACACAAACATAACTTCACAAAGGGCCCTACAAAAGGCCCCACTGCTCTAACCTGGCACAAGACAGTGCAAATGTCCAGTCTCAGTCCTCTCACCTGTTTCTCTCCGCTGCCGTCGTCCACCATACCGTGCTGGGCGGCCATGGCGGAGGACTCGTGCAGGGTGGCGGCGTCGAAAGGCACCTTCTCGATCTTGGCGATGCTGTTGGCGATGTAGGCCACGCCCAGGCCCACTGTCTGATCTTTGTCCCGCCAGTTCTTGAAGAACTGTTTGAAGAGCGGCGTCTCGCCCATCTCCGGCAGGATCTGGACCTGGGTGTGTTTGGGGTAGTCCATCTTCTTGATGAACTCCTCGGCTGCCTTCATCGCTGCCTTTCGCTCGTCCATGTTGGCATCTTTGCCTGCAGGCAAAGAGACATGATAGACAGTTGAACAGTTGTcagcagtgtgaaaaaaaacatgttcatgtgCCCAGTcgtgatggtgatgatgatgctcGTGAATATCATCTTGATTGTTGATATGATTAAAGGGGCTAAAACAAGGTTGTTATCAtagttcaaacaaaaatgacatttttggaaacaatCTTATTCTTCGAGAGTTAGACAAGAATATTGATACCACTCTTAACCTCCAGCTGGAATCTGATGCAGCACCCTGCACTTACCTTTCCAGACAAAGATCCGACCATCGGAGCCATGGTCCAGGATGAAGCAGTCGCCGGACTCCAGGGCACTCTGGGCGAATGGGTTCTCCTCTGCCACCAGCGCGATGGTCATGCCGCCGCTGGCATTGGACACCTGAATGAGGGGTCGAAGGATGAGAGCGGATGATTAGAGGTCAAAATCTCACTAAAGTGCTCAGACTTTTCATCAGAGGATTGGTTTAAAACAATATTCATGAGTATCTGATGAGCTGCATAGGTTTGTTTCCTGCTCTCAGAAGACACTGATCACCATAATCAACAgtaaaacttgtgtttttgcagcaaaTACAGATGAGAATGAAGAGCCTCACTGGGAAGAGGCGCAAAGGAGCTGCTGGTTATGCATCACAGTCCCTTTATAAATAGAGATTTAGAACAAGAGATAttagagagacaaagacagtgtgtgtgtgtgtgtgtgtgtgtgtctgtgtctctcaccTTGTACAGTTTGGccctcttcctgtttgcagcGTCAGCCTGGAGGTCGTCAGAGCCTCCAGGTGGCAGATCTGGTTTAGGACCCAGCACCTGAGGAcaagcagcagccattttaACACAGGGGTCACTCTCTGGACATCATGTGTTGTCATAGTCCACTGATCTCACCTCTAACATCTTATCTCTCTCCGTCCCCTCGTCAACAACATAAACCCGGGCCCTCCCGCTGCGCTCGTTGTCACGGATACCCTTGGCGACCTGAGTGGCCTTCAGCTTCTCAAAGCGGTTGCTCTGTGAGCCACACCACTGGTAGATCtcctgcagagcagaggagaggcacGGGTGGTTAAGTTGGATGAAACCTTTCCTGAGGGCCTCATCGTATTAGCATTAATATGTAATACTGATTATTCTGCTCAGTCTGACTCACGTCTCCCAGGTCCAGGATGAAGCAGTCTCCCTGGTTGAAGCTGTCCCAGCTGACCGGCACCTCCGTTGCCCTGACAGAACGGCGGCCTTTGACCTGGAACACCCGCTGCACGACCACCTCATTGGTAACAACGTGCTTGAACCCAGATGCCACACCCCCTTTCTGAAAAGGTAACAGtcgcatttcaaaataaaatacctgCCTTTTAAGAATAAATGGCTGAGATCTCAACActataaatttaaaaaaggatggATATTTGGAGTGTTAaacatttttccaaataaaataatgacatcattacaGGCTAATTAAGCTTGTGTTTTCTCACAATGATTATtgtaataaaagaataaatgaaaaataaaaagaataaatgaaaaaaataaatataggAGGCCATTTTAATGTATACTTGCAGATTTTGATTTGACAAAGTGATTGAATCTTTCATTTCACAGATGACGAAAaaatgcatgttgtgttttaaaatatgattttataaTAAGATAAGAAGTATAACCTTCAATAGAGGCAAAAATCACACTtctcatgttatgttatgtaacAATGCATACATACGATCAAatgcttcaaaacaaaagcaacaatcCTCACAAAACATGCACCGTCTTCTTTGTAGATAAATTATTTGCAGCCACATACATGACATCTTACCATGTATTTGATTCCAGACTTGAAGTAGCCAAGAAAGGTTTTGGACTCGTGTCCCTGGACCTCGCGGTACTGGATGGGCTTCCCTCCCAGGAAGTCGTCCATTTGGACAGTAAAGATGGCCGCCGAGCCGCTCTCATCCTGGGTGCAGAGATCACCTGCGCCAGAGGAACCACAGACGTGCTTCATGTCAGTGCCGCTCCTTCTTTTGTCTCAGCAGTCATTCTGTACATCTACCATGACAACCACATTCTGTGTTTGACGAATTCCCACAGTGAGGACTCAGTGAGTCAGGGGATCAATATGCTGGAGCAGCAGTGGGTCAGTCCACATTGGACACATTAATACATGAAACATTATTCTATTTTTGGTCACAGAAATGGGTTCAGCAGCATGTGGGAGGGTTACATCAGATCCTGTATTGGAAAACGCTGTTTCCATGATCAATTTGGCTGACTAAAAGCACATGAAATCaataggggaaaaaaacataactcaGCTTCTGGTTTTCCTGTTTGCTTTAAGCTGTTTTGGCTGATCTACATACCAAATTGACCCCTTATTTAAACTGCTATATGTTTGGATGAGGCCATTAAATTCATGTTGCTTTGCAGTGAAACCTGAATACATGGTTGCAagattaaaggtcccatatcatgtTCAATTTCAGGTTCATGCGTTTATACTAGAAAATGCTCCCATGCTTTAATGTTGAGAAGTTATTGTCGTCAATACATCTGACTGCTGCCTGTGTCTCAGCCAAATAGATTTGTGTCTGCTAAAACACTGGTTTAGACAAAAACCCCATGTgctgaaaccaaaaaacatcATGTGTACCATGAGAGATTTTAGATAATCGAAAGAATGTCAGCTATGAAACTCCGCTGCATGAGCTGATAGTGTATCTCAAACACATCTGTGCCACACTGCTAAAAGGAAACACTGTACGTCACATCCTGAGAGGGCAGGATGAGACGCGGCACAGGTGTGAAACACAGCGGTGCAGCGGTGGGGtaaacactgcaacactgtCATGAGACATTACTTTCCAGGGGCACGAATTCAGCTTGTCATCTGCTCTGCAGGCCAAACAGGTCGCAGCTGCCCTGGAGAACTGACATCAGCTCTTTTACGTTCGGCTACATATCCatggaaacaagaaaaatacacgCTCAAAAGAAACAGCTTTCGAAACGTGTGTCTCTTGTTGCTTTAACCTCATTTTTAATATTGCTGAAGTAGAATCCATTTGGCACATGGCACATCACACTGTAGCACTCACTCACCCAGCCAGAAGTGGAGGTCGTACTGCAGGTTCCCGGAGCGTTGCTTGATGGTATTCATGACGAGGTAGGCGTCTCCGGTGTAAAATCCGCCATACAGCTTCTCGGGAACGGGCACCAGGTCAAAGTTCTCCACCCTCCACACCTGGAGGCCTGGCTTCTGTCCAGCCCGCTCGAACTCTGGGTGGTGCGCTGCCATCCTGCCTGCAGCAAAATCGCACGGCTGAGATTCAGTTTAATTCTACAgcccaaaacaaacaggagcgTTTAGGCAACAACAAGCTCTGACTCAGTGGTCAAACACTGCAGAGCTAACAGTCCCAACACTGTGTAATAACCTTTTAAAAGTGAGACTGGGACTCCCTATTTCTGAGGCGTTTGCTCAGGAAAAAGATAAAGCCACTCCCCTCGAGGCTGAGCTGTTGCCATGGATTCAAAGATAAAGTTTAGGTTTGCAGTTAGACATTAATGCACAGCAGGGTGAGTCACTGGTGCTCTGGGCTCAGGGCCTTTCCTCCAGCGGACAAGGAGAGGAAGTCCTTCCACTTCTGACTCAAGCGTTGTCATAACCAACAGAGATGTTGGCAAAAGAAACACGGCCTATATTTACATGCAGGAAAAAACTGGTGTATCACTGATCCTGTTCCTCAGTCTGTCCTAACTATGCACACAGCCACAGGACATGGATACTAAGGGTGGGAGAAAATCTTCTATCGCAGTAGGCCTGTGTCAATGAATCAATGAATCAGTCCTTATTTGTATAGCACCAATTCACACACaagtcatctcatgacactttccacATTGAGCAGGTCTTAACCATACTCtatgattgatttatttacagagCGTCAACATTTCCCCCATGAGCAGGCACTTGGCGGCACTGGTCTGTACACTTGAGACCTTTAAAGACACCAAGCATTCACCTAAAATCttcaaaatactgaaaaagaaataatatgATTAAAGCactagaaaaacaacagtaatggAAAATGTTGCCGGGCTGATCAGGTCTAAATACAGACCTTTTGGAGTTCATAGAACGAAAAAAGACAGAAGCCTCTTGACGTCTCAGATCCATCACATTGATGCACAAATCTCATAAATCCAATTATTGCCATAAAAGTCATGGTCGTTGCCAGGCCTAATGCAACCAAGGGGAATGAGAAAGTATTTCAGTGATTCGGAGTTGGGGCATTGCCAGAACATAACTGGACTTCTGAGAGACAAATCCCACAAAATAAATAGAGTGGTCAAAATTGGTCAAGCTCCAAAAGCACTGGATCCTGAGGTTGTCAGAAGTATTGACACTTTTTTGAACTCATCACTTTGAAACAACACAATATCCAtattcaacacacaaaaaaacacattattaaaaatctttttggtatggtgtgtttttctgtaccAGCAATGTGTGCAGGTTGTTAAGGATGTGACTTTACGCTCTTCTCCGTGCCTTTCTCCACTCCGATCAGAGAGCATCAGTGGCTAATGTTAGTTTGTAAAGGGAGTCCGCTAGCATAAATTAATGACCAGCTTCTAGCACAACACAGCAGTTCTACAGAGCCCctttcattaatattgtataaGTCCTACTATATGTAACTATgactttttgcttttttctatGGTAGCGAAAGTATCAAGTACAGTTTCTTATGCTAGTATTGTATCAAATTTCTGGTTTCGTGACAACCTAACTGATTTCTGCTCTTCTAGTAACGTGATTAACTTGATAGCATTTTATGTTCCACCAGTGCGTCACACAGCCTTTCTACGAAGacgttgttgttttattgttttacgGGCTCTTTCAACTTTACATTGAAGTAGATTTagtggagtgcccctttaaagtagTAGAAACCTTGCAAAATAGCCACAGAGCCAAAACTCCAACAGTTCACAAATCGGTCGCCTGATAAGAAATCATATTTCAGCAATGGACACATCAGCAGTCAGTCGATGGCCCAATCACATGCAAATTCACCAACACTCACATCCGaacattcatgcacacacatgccaTACACTTGTGTCGTATCTCAGAGTATAAAAGACAGCTGGCGCCAAACGAAGAGTTTGAAGTAGGTGTCTGTGCTGCATTGGATTACAACCTGCCGGCCCCCTCGGCAGCATGTGTGGATATTTGAGATTTGTAAGATGGGGGTCGAGGCATCCTGTTACAATCTTTGTTATGGCTGCCTGAACACTGTTTGTACA
It includes:
- the gsna gene encoding gelsolin a isoform X2 — encoded protein: MAAHHPEFERAGQKPGLQVWRVENFDLVPVPEKLYGGFYTGDAYLVMNTIKQRSGNLQYDLHFWLGDLCTQDESGSAAIFTVQMDDFLGGKPIQYREVQGHESKTFLGYFKSGIKYMKGGVASGFKHVVTNEVVVQRVFQVKGRRSVRATEVPVSWDSFNQGDCFILDLGDEIYQWCGSQSNRFEKLKATQVAKGIRDNERSGRARVYVVDEGTERDKMLEVLGPKPDLPPGGSDDLQADAANRKRAKLYKVSNASGGMTIALVAEENPFAQSALESGDCFILDHGSDGRIFVWKGKDANMDERKAAMKAAEEFIKKMDYPKHTQVQILPEMGETPLFKQFFKNWRDKDQTVGLGVAYIANSIAKIEKVPFDAATLHESSAMAAQHGMVDDGSGEKQIWRIEGSDKAPVDPSTYGQFYGGDSYIILYNYSHRGRQGHIIYMWQGMDSSQDEIGACAILGAQLDDELGGGPVQVRVIQGKEPAHLMSLFGGQPMVVYKGGTSRDGGQSAPAETRLFQVRSNSAGHTRAVELDVASSQLNSNDAFILVTPGGTFQWVGVGASDTEKQGAQQLCGILGVSASELSEGGESDEFWEALGGKTEYRTSTRLKDKMDAHPPRLFACSNKTGNFIIEEVPGELTQDDLATDDVMILDTWEQVFVWIGNEAQEEEKTEAMASAARYIETDPANRDRRTPIVKIKQGFEPPTFTGWFLGWDHEYWTSDPLERAMAELAL
- the gsna gene encoding gelsolin a isoform X1 — protein: MAAHHPEFERAGQKPGLQVWRVENFDLVPVPEKLYGGFYTGDAYLVMNTIKQRSGNLQYDLHFWLGDLCTQDESGSAAIFTVQMDDFLGGKPIQYREVQGHESKTFLGYFKSGIKYMKGGVASGFKHVVTNEVVVQRVFQVKGRRSVRATEVPVSWDSFNQGDCFILDLGDEIYQWCGSQSNRFEKLKATQVAKGIRDNERSGRARVYVVDEGTERDKMLEVLGPKPDLPPGGSDDLQADAANRKRAKLYKVSNASGGMTIALVAEENPFAQSALESGDCFILDHGSDGRIFVWKGKDANMDERKAAMKAAEEFIKKMDYPKHTQVQILPEMGETPLFKQFFKNWRDKDQTVGLGVAYIANSIAKIEKVPFDAATLHESSAMAAQHGMVDDGSGEKQIWRIEGSDKAPVDPSTYGQFYGGDSYIILYNYSHRGRQGHIIYMWQGMDSSQDEIGACAILGAQLDDELGGGPVQVVGAPITTQVRVIQGKEPAHLMSLFGGQPMVVYKGGTSRDGGQSAPAETRLFQVRSNSAGHTRAVELDVASSQLNSNDAFILVTPGGTFQWVGVGASDTEKQGAQQLCGILGVSASELSEGGESDEFWEALGGKTEYRTSTRLKDKMDAHPPRLFACSNKTGNFIIEEVPGELTQDDLATDDVMILDTWEQVFVWIGNEAQEEEKTEAMASAARYIETDPANRDRRTPIVKIKQGFEPPTFTGWFLGWDHEYWTSDPLERAMAELAL